In one window of Planctomycetaceae bacterium DNA:
- the holA gene encoding DNA polymerase III subunit delta produces MIDIIRQYRELTLVDFIALHRRNDSHPSAVIMHATEFINSKKAFEHVPVVVLFGSERFLKLEALRRIPGCGGDGSDDELSLTKLNGSDVEFRDVVTELKTVSMFGDQRIVLIEDADEFVSNHRAALEKYVAHPSRSSLLILDVKSWQKTTRLYKAVAAVGLALECGQLKGAALISWLQRLAKDEHGKVLEKDAASLMIQLAGDSMGLLQQEVAKVAALVGETEQMTTDDVSRVVGGWRLETTWVMLDAVRDNNMSRAIEALEKLLQAGDAPQKILGGTTFTFRKLGQATELARTGTALPDALRSSGVMPFAVGDFERYMRRVGFEKASRILQWLCEADHDMKGGSRVDPKILLERLFVRLSGN; encoded by the coding sequence GTGATCGATATCATTCGCCAGTACCGCGAATTGACGCTCGTCGACTTCATCGCCCTTCATCGCCGCAACGACTCACATCCGTCAGCCGTCATCATGCACGCAACCGAATTCATCAATTCGAAGAAAGCATTCGAACACGTCCCCGTGGTCGTACTCTTCGGAAGTGAGCGATTTCTGAAACTCGAAGCGCTCAGGCGAATTCCCGGCTGCGGTGGCGACGGCAGCGATGACGAACTTTCTCTGACAAAACTCAACGGCAGTGATGTTGAATTTCGCGATGTGGTCACGGAGCTGAAAACCGTTTCAATGTTCGGCGATCAGCGTATCGTGCTGATTGAAGATGCAGACGAGTTTGTCAGTAATCACCGAGCGGCTCTGGAGAAATACGTCGCCCATCCATCCCGGTCGTCACTGCTGATTCTGGATGTCAAATCGTGGCAGAAAACCACCCGGTTGTATAAGGCTGTTGCTGCCGTCGGTCTTGCGCTGGAATGCGGTCAGCTCAAGGGGGCTGCCCTGATCAGCTGGCTGCAGCGACTGGCAAAAGATGAACACGGAAAGGTACTGGAAAAGGATGCTGCGTCGCTGATGATTCAGCTGGCTGGCGACAGTATGGGCTTGCTGCAGCAGGAAGTCGCAAAGGTAGCCGCACTGGTGGGTGAAACAGAACAGATGACCACGGACGATGTCAGTCGAGTTGTTGGCGGATGGCGTCTGGAAACGACATGGGTCATGCTGGATGCCGTGCGCGACAACAACATGTCCAGAGCCATCGAAGCTCTTGAGAAACTGCTGCAGGCCGGTGATGCACCTCAGAAAATTCTGGGTGGCACAACATTTACGTTTCGGAAGCTAGGGCAGGCCACGGAACTCGCGCGCACCGGCACAGCGCTGCCGGATGCACTTCGCAGTTCCGGTGTCATGCCTTTCGCTGTGGGGGACTTCGAACGCTACATGCGCCGAGTCGGTTTTGAAAAAGCGAGCCGCATTCTGCAATGGCTCTGCGAAGCGGATCACGACATGAAGGGTGGCAGCCGTGTCGACCCAAAAATCCTGCTGGAACGCCTCTTCGTCCGCCTTTCCGGCAACTGA
- a CDS encoding DUF1549 domain-containing protein has product MNQSATRSHSHRVGSLSLLSLVVMAFTLLTFVLPAAKGSDETPGQTPPVAEPEGPYQQCVCLARPELFWDFTRADLAPTLGELAVTTLTGQPVVENAGPSAPVFPLFNSTNPALRMDGLSFIRFDDPGDDSIVDFGNGEAIGIEAWVRIDSVSDGAQIYVIGKGRTQNPGQISNNQNYALRLRGIGGQAHISFLYHSANRPEQKNDDGTVTAEAYKGEFHRWNSTLGFEPDGLWHHVAVTYTFGSKQPPQGWIDGLASDGSWDMGGKTFHNPPIVDNDQVWIGSSMGGASSATFRGLMDEVAIFRRALTDREITERFQTTRPSSSIPELANDQIPADTVTFDIRENVSLKDTWSREGTRITMQWQQPVAAVVDVPKKYITGGIIGDRSNPSILRMRTRLKTPNLSTQVLMRSRSKARLLIDGKEVASMEQAKYATDGHGDVRQPIPLLYEHMHPVPTGDQELVTPIELTDGEHLFEMETIIGGSGMRVENSEIVLAMGSPDSEFKLISPVEHPIGLDERSWREFSSNQRQYVRHLEQQERQRRSTAADEYWQRRHQLARQLNHLSETSGTIDSSGIDQIITDVLKRQELQPLPIVDDLTFLRRVTLNTVGVVPSGDEVVWFLSQPAETRRSLAIDRFLADDRWADHWTAYWQDVLAENPGILKPELNNSGPFRWWIYESFLDNKPMDQFATELIMMKGSKLGGGPAGFAMASQNDVPFAERALVIAAAFNARDMKCARCHDSPVNEFSQQELFSVAAMINRGPIKLPATSTVPPGPDGERSELITVSLEPGAVIRPEWPFNIALNGPAAHGYSPDGDAVPLEALLQNPSDTRERAALHFTHPTQSAFDQVMVDRLWSRLFGTGLISNVEDWDGEQESELTDLLVELGRQHVAVGYDLKSTARIIMNTNAWQRAVAPADSPLARFFGGQTNRRLTAEQMVDSLYFVVGKTFDSEMLTLDSEGRRPASSFLNLGAPTRAWQFCSLSNERDRPALALPRAQAIYDLLTVFGWRDSRPQSINNRPEEATVLQPLTLSNGTAGRRLIQLSDGAIATELAVNAKSPEELAVQLFQQVLSRTPDSEEELAFANELREGFEDRLIADAVVPEQPKVIRDPISWSNHLHPHATEIKQQIEAVVRAGDPPSVRLKTEWRLRAEDALWVLLNCPEFAFVP; this is encoded by the coding sequence ATGAATCAATCTGCCACTCGTTCCCATTCTCACCGTGTGGGCAGCCTCTCTCTGCTGTCCCTGGTCGTCATGGCTTTTACGCTTCTGACCTTTGTGTTGCCAGCTGCGAAGGGATCGGATGAGACGCCGGGGCAAACTCCTCCTGTGGCAGAGCCAGAAGGGCCGTATCAGCAATGCGTCTGCCTGGCCAGGCCCGAATTGTTCTGGGATTTTACACGTGCCGATCTGGCGCCAACGCTGGGCGAACTGGCAGTAACCACGCTCACAGGACAACCCGTCGTTGAAAACGCGGGTCCTTCCGCGCCGGTTTTTCCACTCTTTAACTCCACCAATCCGGCACTGCGAATGGACGGGCTAAGCTTCATTCGGTTCGATGATCCGGGTGACGACAGCATCGTTGACTTTGGAAATGGCGAAGCGATTGGCATTGAAGCGTGGGTCCGCATCGATTCTGTATCCGACGGCGCTCAGATTTATGTGATTGGCAAGGGACGAACTCAGAACCCTGGTCAGATTTCCAATAACCAAAACTATGCCCTGCGGTTGCGGGGGATTGGCGGTCAGGCACACATCAGTTTTCTTTATCATTCCGCAAATCGACCCGAACAGAAGAACGACGATGGAACGGTCACCGCAGAAGCCTACAAAGGGGAATTTCATCGCTGGAACAGCACGCTCGGGTTTGAACCGGATGGTTTGTGGCACCACGTTGCGGTGACATACACGTTTGGCAGCAAGCAGCCACCACAGGGCTGGATCGATGGTCTGGCATCCGATGGCTCGTGGGACATGGGCGGAAAGACATTTCACAATCCTCCCATCGTGGATAACGATCAGGTTTGGATTGGATCGTCCATGGGGGGCGCTTCCTCGGCAACGTTTCGTGGTCTGATGGATGAAGTTGCCATCTTTCGACGCGCTCTGACCGATCGAGAGATCACCGAACGATTCCAGACGACGCGGCCATCGTCCTCCATCCCGGAACTGGCGAATGATCAGATTCCGGCGGATACGGTCACCTTTGATATTCGCGAAAATGTGTCGCTGAAAGATACCTGGTCGCGTGAAGGAACCCGCATCACGATGCAGTGGCAGCAACCGGTTGCAGCCGTTGTCGATGTACCAAAAAAATATATCACCGGCGGCATCATTGGTGACCGGAGCAATCCCAGCATTCTGCGAATGCGAACGCGACTGAAGACGCCGAATTTGTCAACGCAGGTATTGATGCGATCGCGATCAAAAGCTCGGTTACTGATCGATGGCAAAGAAGTCGCGTCGATGGAACAGGCCAAATATGCAACGGATGGACACGGCGATGTTCGTCAGCCAATTCCGCTTCTGTACGAGCACATGCATCCCGTTCCAACCGGCGATCAGGAACTGGTGACTCCGATTGAACTCACCGATGGCGAACATTTGTTCGAAATGGAAACCATTATTGGTGGTTCAGGCATGCGCGTTGAAAATAGTGAAATCGTCCTGGCGATGGGTTCACCGGACAGCGAATTCAAACTGATCTCGCCCGTCGAACATCCGATCGGACTTGATGAACGAAGCTGGCGAGAATTCTCCTCGAATCAACGGCAGTACGTGCGGCATCTGGAACAGCAGGAAAGACAAAGACGAAGTACTGCTGCGGACGAATACTGGCAACGTCGCCATCAGCTTGCTCGACAATTGAATCACCTTTCAGAAACCAGCGGGACAATTGATTCCAGCGGCATCGATCAAATCATCACCGATGTGCTCAAACGCCAGGAATTACAGCCCCTGCCCATTGTCGACGATTTGACATTTCTGAGACGCGTTACCCTGAACACTGTTGGCGTCGTCCCATCAGGTGATGAGGTTGTCTGGTTCCTGAGTCAGCCCGCTGAAACTCGTCGATCGCTGGCGATCGATCGATTCCTGGCAGATGACAGGTGGGCAGACCACTGGACCGCCTACTGGCAGGATGTTCTGGCCGAAAATCCAGGCATCCTGAAACCGGAACTGAATAACAGTGGTCCATTCCGTTGGTGGATCTATGAGTCGTTTCTGGACAACAAACCGATGGATCAGTTTGCAACAGAACTGATCATGATGAAGGGCAGTAAACTGGGAGGCGGGCCCGCTGGTTTTGCGATGGCGAGCCAGAACGATGTTCCATTTGCAGAACGCGCGCTGGTGATTGCTGCTGCGTTCAACGCTCGTGACATGAAATGTGCGCGATGCCACGATTCACCTGTGAACGAATTCAGCCAGCAGGAATTGTTCTCCGTTGCGGCAATGATCAACCGGGGTCCCATCAAATTGCCCGCCACCAGTACTGTTCCGCCCGGACCGGACGGAGAACGTTCGGAACTGATCACGGTCAGTCTGGAACCCGGTGCCGTTATCAGGCCCGAATGGCCATTCAACATCGCATTGAATGGCCCGGCGGCCCATGGTTATTCTCCGGATGGCGACGCCGTCCCACTGGAGGCATTGCTTCAGAATCCGTCCGATACGCGCGAACGTGCCGCACTGCACTTCACGCATCCCACACAATCAGCATTCGATCAGGTGATGGTCGACCGCCTCTGGTCACGGCTGTTTGGCACCGGGCTGATTTCCAATGTCGAAGACTGGGACGGCGAGCAGGAATCTGAACTGACAGATTTGCTGGTTGAACTGGGACGCCAGCATGTGGCCGTTGGATATGATCTGAAGTCGACGGCCCGCATCATCATGAATACAAACGCCTGGCAGCGCGCCGTCGCTCCTGCAGATTCCCCGCTCGCTCGTTTCTTCGGCGGGCAAACGAATCGTCGATTGACCGCTGAACAGATGGTCGATTCCCTGTACTTTGTCGTCGGAAAAACATTCGATTCTGAAATGCTGACCCTGGATTCTGAAGGCCGTCGCCCCGCATCATCCTTCCTGAACCTGGGCGCACCAACGCGCGCCTGGCAGTTCTGTTCGCTGTCCAATGAACGCGATCGTCCCGCGCTGGCCCTGCCCCGCGCGCAGGCGATCTACGACCTGCTGACGGTCTTCGGGTGGCGTGACTCCAGACCGCAGTCCATCAACAATCGCCCGGAGGAAGCCACGGTACTGCAACCATTGACTCTTTCGAACGGTACTGCAGGCCGGCGATTGATTCAGCTGAGTGACGGGGCCATCGCCACGGAACTCGCGGTCAACGCGAAGTCACCCGAGGAACTGGCGGTTCAGTTATTTCAGCAGGTGCTGTCGCGAACTCCTGACAGCGAAGAAGAGCTGGCATTCGCGAATGAGCTGAGGGAAGGATTTGAGGATCGGCTGATTGCTGATGCCGTGGTTCCGGAGCAGCCGAAAGTTATTCGCGACCCGATCAGCTGGTCGAATCATCTTCACCCTCACGCAACCGAAATCAAACAACAGATCGAAGCCGTCGTTCGGGCCGGCGATCCGCCATCCGTTCGTTTGAAGACGGAATGGCGACTGCGGGCAGAAGACGCTCTCTGGGTTTTGCTGAACTGTCCTGAATTCGCATTTGTCCCTTAA
- a CDS encoding glutamine amidotransferase, with protein sequence MMCELWTQTGLITIVAGDPDWLPAAVGVAILGVALALLLNWRRLSGQVLGTTLRMAGWMLLAACLVNPLWTSSRPKRGANVLAVVTDISRSHLVKTDSEQSRSEILKRLIEVGESNEPAGWLNRIDQDFELRRYVVSDRLRQVEQYGDLQFEGVASSVYTALDQLKQRYDGQPLAGIVLISDGNATDLPASAEQLSGIAPVYPILMRDDGNYPDAAIGSVATSQTAFDDAPVTILVQPAVQEAGSYQLQVTLLDAEGNLLETQTRPASDDTPFRFRNRPTEGGTVFYQVRASLLDPSGEEVVEETTLVNNDRLISVDRGSQPRRVLYVSGRPNWEFKFLRRAVETDPMLELVGLIRIAKKEAKFDFRGRDGERSNSLFRGFEKDEQEIAEEYDEPVMVRIGTRDENELRGGFPETAEELFVYDAIVLDDIEAGFFLADQLTLIYDFVSRRGGGLLMLGGQESFRQGEYDRTPVGEMLPVDLSRSMDVPVGPVRMTLTRDGWLQPWIRIYDDESEEQDRLDRMPGFLTLNATGFVRPGAVVMAEVQDTSDNRWPALVTQRFGKGRSAALCIGDFWRWRLREGLDSLRDADGNQSMTNGQMRSPSIVAPGGIANEDYGQHASACRQMLRWLVSDVPRQLDISIKPDPALGVGSVRIQATVKGPDFELRENADVRFDVVDPDGRPLQIVGEPSANDPGVFEAVVAAEKAGAWRVTGTAQMVNDEGKDLDPIVAASGWASQPDQDEMKSVRINHTFLKEVADVSGGRTVSIDDIDSFVDSLPQTSVPLVEIHSWPLWHQWWVFLIAIGCFATDWTLRRRRGLP encoded by the coding sequence ATGATGTGTGAACTGTGGACTCAAACAGGTTTGATCACAATTGTTGCCGGCGATCCGGACTGGTTGCCTGCCGCCGTTGGGGTTGCGATCCTGGGAGTTGCTTTGGCACTCTTGCTGAACTGGCGTCGTTTGTCCGGGCAGGTCTTAGGGACAACGCTTCGAATGGCAGGCTGGATGCTTCTGGCGGCTTGCCTTGTGAATCCACTCTGGACAAGTTCGCGTCCCAAGCGCGGAGCGAATGTGCTGGCAGTTGTGACCGATATCAGTCGCAGCCATCTCGTCAAAACGGATTCCGAGCAATCGCGTTCCGAAATTCTGAAACGATTAATTGAGGTTGGCGAAAGCAATGAACCAGCCGGCTGGCTGAATCGTATTGATCAGGATTTTGAACTGCGTCGCTATGTCGTCAGTGACCGGCTCCGGCAGGTGGAACAGTATGGCGACCTTCAGTTTGAGGGCGTCGCATCGAGTGTATATACCGCGCTCGACCAGCTGAAACAGCGGTACGATGGTCAACCGCTGGCAGGCATCGTATTAATCTCCGATGGAAACGCGACGGATCTGCCGGCGTCGGCTGAGCAGCTCAGCGGGATTGCGCCGGTCTATCCCATTCTAATGCGTGACGATGGGAATTACCCGGACGCAGCAATCGGATCGGTGGCGACATCTCAGACCGCTTTTGATGACGCCCCGGTCACGATCCTGGTGCAGCCGGCGGTACAGGAGGCTGGAAGTTATCAGTTGCAGGTCACATTGCTGGATGCGGAAGGCAACCTGCTTGAAACTCAGACACGTCCGGCATCTGATGATACACCCTTTCGATTTCGCAACCGACCAACTGAGGGCGGAACCGTCTTTTATCAGGTCCGGGCCAGTCTGCTGGATCCGTCTGGTGAAGAAGTTGTGGAAGAAACGACACTCGTTAACAACGATCGACTCATTTCTGTTGATCGTGGAAGTCAGCCACGGCGAGTGCTGTACGTGAGTGGTCGGCCAAACTGGGAATTCAAATTCCTGCGTCGTGCGGTTGAAACTGACCCTATGCTCGAACTTGTTGGTCTGATTCGAATCGCAAAAAAAGAAGCAAAATTCGATTTTCGAGGGCGTGACGGAGAACGTTCGAATTCGTTGTTTCGTGGCTTCGAAAAGGATGAACAGGAAATTGCGGAAGAATATGACGAACCTGTCATGGTTCGGATTGGAACCAGAGACGAAAACGAATTACGAGGCGGGTTTCCAGAAACGGCCGAAGAACTTTTTGTCTACGACGCAATTGTGCTGGACGATATCGAAGCGGGGTTCTTTCTGGCCGATCAGCTGACGCTCATTTACGACTTTGTCTCTCGTCGCGGCGGTGGCCTGCTGATGCTGGGCGGACAGGAATCCTTCCGGCAGGGCGAATACGATCGAACGCCTGTCGGCGAAATGCTGCCAGTGGACCTGAGTCGTTCCATGGATGTTCCCGTGGGTCCCGTGCGAATGACGCTGACGCGAGACGGATGGCTTCAGCCATGGATTCGCATCTACGATGACGAGTCCGAAGAACAGGATCGCCTTGATCGCATGCCGGGCTTTCTGACGCTCAACGCAACCGGCTTTGTTCGTCCAGGGGCCGTTGTGATGGCAGAGGTTCAGGATACGTCGGACAACCGTTGGCCGGCCCTGGTGACTCAACGATTTGGCAAGGGTCGGTCCGCAGCGCTTTGTATTGGTGACTTCTGGCGATGGCGTCTTCGTGAAGGTCTGGATTCTTTGCGCGATGCCGATGGAAACCAGTCGATGACTAATGGACAGATGCGAAGTCCGTCGATTGTTGCCCCGGGCGGAATAGCCAATGAAGATTACGGACAACATGCCAGCGCTTGTCGTCAGATGCTGCGCTGGCTGGTTTCGGATGTGCCGCGGCAGCTGGATATTTCCATCAAACCGGATCCTGCACTGGGGGTTGGTTCCGTTCGTATCCAGGCAACGGTGAAGGGGCCGGATTTCGAACTTCGCGAAAATGCAGATGTGCGATTCGACGTCGTTGATCCTGATGGAAGGCCACTACAAATTGTCGGCGAACCATCGGCAAATGATCCTGGCGTTTTCGAAGCCGTCGTGGCGGCAGAGAAAGCTGGTGCCTGGAGAGTTACCGGGACAGCCCAGATGGTGAATGACGAAGGCAAAGATCTGGATCCGATTGTTGCCGCGTCCGGGTGGGCCAGTCAGCCGGATCAGGATGAAATGAAATCTGTCCGAATCAATCACACTTTTCTGAAAGAAGTCGCTGATGTGTCGGGTGGAAGAACGGTGAGCATCGATGACATCGACAGCTTCGTCGACAGTTTGCCACAAACGAGCGTTCCGCTGGTCGAAATTCATTCGTGGCCGCTTTGGCACCAGTGGTGGGTCTTTCTGATTGCCATCGGTTGCTTCGCCACTGACTGGACTTTGCGTCGTCGTCGTGGGCTACCATAA
- a CDS encoding nucleoside hydrolase, with protein sequence MKIPETSTTDSSSPTDAGLQRSCRPWRVILLAGFIGVGWTLSCNVVMAAEPVPIIFDTDIGNDVDDVLALGMIHSLQSRGVCELIAVTITKDHDQCAPFVDAVNTFYGRGDVPVGVCRSGITPQQSKFTVLADQKDGDSDRYPHDLRSGADAPDAVAVLRKSLAASEDGSVVIAQVGFSTNLADLLSSEACEVSPLNGVDLVKKKVKLLSVMAGAFQPIRGATHLEYNIVKDIPSAQKLVSEWPGQIVFSGFEIGLAAAYPATSIEQDYNYVLHHPLAESYVLYNPPPHNRPTWDLTSVLYGLFPHRGYFDVSAAGIVSVDDKGETVHVQNAEGKHHFLKMSDAQQIRVVEALVQLSSEPPHH encoded by the coding sequence ATGAAAATTCCTGAAACAAGCACAACTGACTCTTCCTCCCCGACTGATGCTGGTCTGCAAAGAAGTTGTCGGCCCTGGCGGGTCATCCTTCTCGCGGGTTTCATTGGCGTCGGCTGGACCCTGTCCTGCAACGTGGTCATGGCCGCGGAGCCCGTTCCGATAATTTTCGATACCGACATCGGTAATGATGTGGATGATGTGCTGGCTCTGGGGATGATTCATTCACTTCAGAGCCGCGGGGTCTGTGAACTGATCGCTGTGACGATCACAAAAGACCATGACCAGTGTGCGCCATTTGTGGATGCCGTGAATACCTTTTATGGTCGCGGAGATGTTCCTGTTGGTGTTTGTCGCAGCGGCATTACGCCGCAGCAAAGCAAGTTCACCGTGCTGGCAGATCAGAAGGATGGTGATAGTGATCGGTATCCGCACGATTTGCGGTCTGGGGCAGACGCTCCTGATGCGGTCGCTGTGCTGCGAAAATCGCTCGCGGCCAGTGAAGACGGCAGCGTCGTTATCGCCCAGGTCGGCTTCTCGACCAATCTTGCAGATTTGTTGTCCTCAGAAGCGTGCGAAGTATCGCCTCTGAATGGAGTGGACCTGGTGAAGAAGAAAGTGAAGCTGTTGTCCGTGATGGCTGGCGCGTTTCAACCCATCCGGGGAGCGACCCATCTGGAATACAATATTGTGAAGGATATCCCTTCGGCTCAGAAGCTCGTTTCGGAATGGCCCGGTCAGATCGTATTCAGCGGTTTCGAGATCGGGCTGGCGGCTGCCTACCCGGCCACGAGTATCGAGCAGGACTACAACTACGTGCTTCATCATCCGCTTGCGGAATCTTATGTCCTCTACAATCCTCCTCCGCATAATCGACCCACATGGGACCTGACAAGTGTGCTGTACGGACTGTTTCCGCATCGCGGTTACTTCGACGTTTCTGCGGCCGGAATTGTGAGCGTGGATGACAAGGGAGAAACCGTTCATGTGCAGAACGCAGAGGGGAAACACCACTTCCTGAAAATGTCGGACGCTCAGCAGATCCGAGTGGTCGAAGCATTGGTTCAGCTTTCAAGTGAGCCGCCGCACCATTGA